One Serinus canaria isolate serCan28SL12 chromosome Z, serCan2020, whole genome shotgun sequence DNA window includes the following coding sequences:
- the LOC103819459 gene encoding acrosin-like: MAYNYDPVAPDYGEVHITGGTAVQPGAWAGIVSIQDPWKPGRGHICGGSLISREWVLTAAHCFTNARNISTWHVVAGATRLTQLGPEVQVRQIKQLRVHEHYIPGEERNNIALLKLDQPVVCSHYVQLGCVPDTTLKVSELEACYIAGWGATTTRAQRPSDVLQEAKIHLIDVQLCNSSLWYTGAIHTQNLCAGYSVGGIDPCQGDSGGPLVCKDNNAAFFWLVGVASWVKGCARANQPGVYTSVQHFYDWMLVQIDPQPDRGASRHSMTALTPPQKPRQIPTLLDGFNSWPFSLQKLAEFFTQAPELLQVLRRKPAKEAG, from the exons ATGGCTTATAACTATGACCCTGTGGCTCCAGACTATGGTGAAGTGCACATCACTGGTGGCACAGCTGTCCAGCCAGGAGCCTGGGCCGGGATTGTCAGCATCCAGGATCCCTGGAAACCAGGCAGAGGGCATATCTGTGGAGGGTCCCTCATCAGCAGAGAGTGGGTCCTCACAGCCGCCCACTGTTTCACCAACGCCAG GAACATCAGCACTTGGCATGTGGTAGCTGGGGCTACCCGGTTGACTCAGCTGGGCCCAGAGGTGCAAGTGCGCCAGATTAAGCAGCTACGGGTTCATGAACACTATATTCCTGGTGAGGAGAGGAACAACATTGCCTTGCTGAAATTGGACCAGCCTGTCGTGTGCAGCCACTATgtacagctgggctgtgtgcctgACACCACATTGAAAGTGTCCGAGCTGGAAGCCTGTTACATTGCTGGCTGGGGTGCTACTACTACAAGAG CTCAAAGACCAAGTGATGTCCTGCAGGAGGCCAAGATCCACCTCATTGATGTCCAGCTCTGTAACAGCAGCCTCTGGTACACAGGGGCCATCCACACTCAAAATCTCTGTGCTGGTTACTCAGTGGGCGGCATCGACCCCTGCCAG GGTGACAGCGGTGGTCCTCTGGTGTGCAAAGATAACAATGCTGCCTTCTTCTGGCTTGTTGGTGTGGCCAGCTGGGTGAAAGGCTGTGCAAGAGCAAACCAGCCTGGAGTCTACACGTCTGTTCAGCACTTCTATGACTGGATGCTGGTCCAGATAGACCCGCAGCCAGACAGAGGGGCGTCAAGACATTCTATGACTGCCCTAACTCCCCCTCAGAAGCCAAGGCAAATACCAACACTATTGGACGGGTTTAACTCCTGGCCATTTTCTCTCCAGAAGCTGGCGGAATTTTTTACTCAGGCGCCAGAGCTCCTTCAGGTCCTAAGGAGAAAACCGGCTAAAGAAGCAGGATGA
- the PUM3 gene encoding pumilio homolog 3, translated as MENKGKKKFVGKSGKGPRGKAPHGKRRFKKDNDSGQPKKVFNKGDEEEKPKFISKKFVKGQLRPGKAAVKQFKNKQQPEKFAKKRKCQDGEEGGSDSKKPNWNDFKKKRRELKQTRQINDKSNFDIIVKSKQIWEGMRRKKCNKEKREKLMNDLQKLLHGKIKKLAFAHDSTRVIQCFIQYGNEKQRQETFEELKDSLIELSKSKYSRNIVKKFLMYGTKAQVAEIIKSFKGHVKKMLRHAEASAVVEYAYNDKAILEQRNMLTEELYGNTFQVYKTPATPTLDKVLEAQPEKREAILDEMKQILTPMAQKEAVIKHSLVHKVFLDFFTYALQKQRSEMIEAIREAVIYLAHTHDGARVAMHCLWHGTPKDRKVIVKTMKTYVEKIATGEFSHLVLLAAFDCIDDTKLVKQLIISEIKASLPDIINNKYGKKVLLYLLSPRDPAHFVPEIITLLQQGDGNAYSKKNTELRRHELLEAISSPLLEYLQEHTQEIVIDKATFVLVADILRTAPGDIQPALDAIATLAAEELVPGGCDGQLHIAEHPAGHLVLKWLIEQDEKMRESGKEVCFGRTLVEHVGIENLKTWAEVNRGAIILCCLLRSTDENVASTVKKGLIKLIPKLKQNKSVKGIEALLEKLTS; from the exons ATGGAGAACAAGGGTAAAAAGAAGTTCGTGGGGAAGAGTGGAAAAGGGCCTCGTGGAAAAGCGCCGCATGGGAAAAGGAGATTTAAAAAAGATAATG ATTCAGGTCAACCAAAGAAAGTCTTTAACAAaggagatgaggaagaaaagccTAAATTCATTTCCAAGAAGTTTGTTAAAGGACAGTTAAgacctggaaaagctgctgtcaAACAATTCAAGAATAAACAGCAACCAGAAAAGTTTGCAAAGAAGAGAAAGTGCCAGGATGGTGAAGAGGGAG ggTCAGATTCTAAGAAGCCAAATTGGAAtgacttcaaaaagaaaaggagagagttAAAGCAAACCAGACAAATTAAtgataaaagtaattttgacATAATTGTAAAATCTAAACAAATATGGGAAGGCATGAGAAG GAAGAAATGCAATAAGGAGAAACGAGAAAAGCTGATGAATGACCTACAGAAGCTTCTTCatgggaaaattaaaaag CTGGCGTTTGCGCATGATTCAACCCGGGTGATCCAGTGCTTTATTCAGTATGGTAATGAGAAGCAAAGGCAAGAGACATTTGAAGAATTGAAAg ATAGCCTAATAGAATTGAGCAAGtcaaaatattccagaaacATTGTGAAGAAGTTTCTTATGTATGG GACAAAAGCACAAGttgcagaaataataaaaagttttaaaggccatgtgaaaaaaatgcttcGTCATGCCGAAGCATCTGCTGTGGTGGAATATGCATATAATGACAAAGCCATTCTGGAGCAGAGAAATATGCTGACAGAAGAACTATATGGGAACACTTTCCAGGTTTACAAG ACACCGGCTACCCCAACACTGGATAAAGTGCTAGAAGCTCAGCCTGAAAAGAGAGAGGCCATCTTGGATGAAATGAAGCAGATTCTTACACCAATGGCACAAAA AGAGGCAGTGATAAAGCACTCACTGGTACATAAAGTGTTTTTGGACTTCTTCACTTACGCTCTTCAGAAACAAAGATCT gaaATGATAGAAGCTATCAGAGAGGCTGTCATCTACCTGGCACACACTCATGATGGAGCCCGAGTAGCAATGCACTGCTTATGGCATGGCACTCCCAAG GACAGAAAAGTCATTGTAAAAACTATGAAGACGTACGTTGAAAAAATAGCAACG GGTGAATTTTCTCATCTGGTCTTGCTGGCGGCATTTGATTGCATTGATGACACTAAACTTGTGAAGCAGTTAATTATATCA gaaataaaagcttCTTTGCCTGATATAATAAACAACAAATATGGAAAGAAGGTCTTGTTGTACTTGCTAAGTCCTAGAGATCCTGCACATTTTGTTCCAGAAATCATCACACTTCTGCAACAGGGAGATGGAAATGCCTATAG TAAGAAGAATACTGAACTCCGTCGTCATGAGCTCCTGGAAGCCATTTCCTCACCTTTGCTAGAATATTTGCAAGAACATACCCAAGAAATAGTGATAGACAAAGCCACTTTTGTCTTGGTTGCTGATATTTTAAGAACAGCTCCTGGTGACATCCAGCCTGCACTAGATGCAATTGCTACGTTAGCAGCAGAAGAGCTGGTTCCAGGGGGCTGTGATGGACAG CTCCACATTGCAGAACATCCAGCAGGCCATCTAGTTTTGAAATGGTTAATAGAGCAAGATGAAAAAATGAGAGAGAGTGGAAAAGAAG TTTGCTTTGGAAGAACGCTGGTAGAACATGTTGGTATTGAGAATCTGAAGACCTGGGCAGAAGTAAATCGAGGTGCCATTATTCTTTGTTG CCTTCTCCGAAGCACTGATGAAAACGTGGCAAGCACAGTCAAAAAAGGACTTATAAAGCTCATCCCAAAACTGAAGCAGAATAAAAGTGTAAAAGGAATAGAAGCCTTGCTGGAGAAACTGACTTCCTAA